The nucleotide sequence AGTTCCATGTTCCTTTTTGTCTCCTTGCTGTCGGGTTTCAGAATAAGGGCCTCCCGAAAGCTCTCGAAGGCGGAACGGTATTGACTGAGTTCATAATAAAGGTTTCCCATATTAAAAAGGGTTCTGAACTGCAGCTCCGGATCAGCTCCCCCAAGGGCTTTATTCCATTCATCCTCCGATGCCGTGGTCTCACCCAGGGCGTAGAAAACATTTCCCAGGTTATAATGGATAACCTCATCCTGACCGTTCGGTTCTTCCAATATCCCAAGATACGAAACCGCTGCGGACTGATAACGTCCGTTTATATACTCATAGTTTCC is from Marispirochaeta sp. and encodes:
- a CDS encoding tetratricopeptide repeat protein, which gives rise to MEKYLLILLFPLLFASCTPYRTHWQVLKGNYEYINGRYQSAAVSYLGILEEPNGQDEVIHYNLGNVFYALGETTASEDEWNKALGGADPELQFRTLFNMGNLYYELSQYRSAFESFREALILKPDSKETKRNMELTLLRLGSQQEEDRVAPAGGSVTGDISSEEVDRILQYIKRKEESQWVSQHGGDQESDGPFW